aggtggctctgagaatatttaaacattgtatcaacaaggtggctgtgagaatatttaaacattgtatcaacactgtctcagcctccagtatttatgctgcagtagtttatgtgtcggggggctagggtcagtctgttacatctggagtatttctcttgtcttatccggtgtcctgtgtttatttaaatatgctctctctaattctctctttctctctttctgtctttctctcggaggacctgagccctaggaccatgcctcaggattacctggtatgatgactccttgctgtccccagtccacctggccgtgctgctgctccagtttcaactgttctgcctgcggctatggaaccctgacctgttcaccggacgtgcttgttgcaccctcgacaactactatgattattattatttgaccatgctggtcatttatgaacattttaacattttgaccatgttctgttataatatccaccctgcacagccagaagaggactggccacccctcatagcctggttcctctctaggtttcttcctaggtttttggcctttctagggagtttttcctagggagtttttcctagccaccgtgcttctttcacatgctttgcttgctgtttggggttttaggctgggtttctgtacagcactttgagaatatcagctgatgtacgaagggctatataaaaataaatttgatttgatttgatttgatcaacaaggtggctctgagaatatttaaacattgtatcaacaaggtggctctgagaatatttaaacattgtatcaacaaggtggctctgagaatatttaaacattgtatcaacaaggtggctctgagaatattgaagcattgtatcaacaaggtggctctgagaatattgaagcattgtatcaacaaggtggctctgagaatatttaaacattgtatcaacaaggtggctctgagaatatttaaacattgtatcaacaaggtggctctgagaatatttaaacattgtatcaacaaggtggctctgagaatatttaaacattgtatcaacgAACGAGGCTGTTCGGagaatattaaaacattttataTAAGCAAGATGGCATCGAGAATATTGATTGCAACATAGCAGCCTACAAAAGGGGCGGCTCGCACATTTCCCCCGGGCcagcttgtctctctctgtctgatattATTGCAGTAGTGGCAATGTCTGTGTAGTTAGTAAAGAAACAGCCCTACATCTACACTATAGCTAAATAACGTACCAATATTTAATGACGTTTTGATTGAGGGAGATGGACAAgcaagactgacagagagagaaaggtggaaaTGCATTATACCAGAGACAGGTAGGCTACAGATAGGGATTAGAGATGCAGGCAGAGCAGGATGATGAAATAGGTCTACAGCAAGAAAAGTCAACAATTGTTATTGTATTTCAAGCCAAAAACATATGTATTTTTGGGAAATGCTCTAAATAACAAGTTGTTCAGTTGTGTTTATTTTCATACTAATTAATACATGAAACCAAAATTGCTCTAGCCTACTGGGTAAATGAATGAAAATATCAATTAGGCCTACAGCTATCACAGCCTATATTCTTCTAGCAATAAAATAACTTTTGGTTTCAAATGGTCATCAAAAACGCTATCAGATTACAACAAAGCTTACAAGGCCGAGTTCAAAATGCTGACATCAAATTCAAATGAATCAGCTCACTGCCTTAACGGCTGACTGGCAAAGCAAACTGGCACGGTCTCTGGTTTCTGAAAGTGATACAAACGGACTGACTGGCAAAGGAACCTGCCACTGTGGTCAATCCGATgtctgcattggccgtgcagcatttaaactgatatggcctctgcagaagtcagggcatgcATACTGcggagcaaatcaaatcaaactttatttgtcacatgcgccgaatacaacaagtgtagactttaccataaaatgcttacttacaagcccttaaccaacagtgcagtggtCCTAAAGCCAGCCAATAGTGTCATGCAAAAcctgtgtgtgagtgaatgagaGAGTTATCAGTCAAACTAGTTTAAGGCATTTctgctattttttattttacaagtcagttaagaacaaattcttattttcaatgacagcctaggaacagtgggttaactgccttgttcaggggcagaacaacagatttttaccttgtcagctcagggatttgatcttgcaacctttcggttactggtccaacactctaaccactaggctacctgccgcccatgataagacaagacatgaaataaatgtttttactAACGTATGATGGGGGTCCCTGGGTTGCCAGTTTacctgggagggggtccctggtcaagaaaaggttgaagacccTTGATCTCAGCCTGTGTGTTTAAtttcctttcggttactggtccaacgctctaaccactaggctacgctgcaaCTGCCGCTTTGATAACTTTGTCTAGGAAAATGTACATATTTCATTCTGTATTTTAGGTATGCTTGATGATAATTCTGAACTGTCAATAAATGTGGTATATTTTGCCTTGGACTGTAATGGCATTTGATATAGCCGCACTCAATTACTTAATGACAAGGTTGAGATCTGTGTTCTAAAAGGAAATAAGAAtggatagacagacagaatccttcatttaaaaaaaataaatacttgCCCTTTTTAACTAGCAGTTGCTGGTAACCATATTCCAAGAAACTGCTTTTCTCCAAGAGGTGTTACAATCTTATATGTATGACATGAAGATCCAAACGAATCACAAACACATTCCATTTTCTTTTATTTAAAATTTGTATTTAAATATCCATATAAAAAGTGAAAGACTAGCATATGAAACATGAACAGAATTACTTGTTTCCTTGTGGTTTGTTATACATTGTAACATCTCACATATGGTGCATATTGTGACGACAAGGAATGGTTTACCTCCCATTTGAGACATTATTGGAGTACAAATGACTTGTATTTTCAACATAATGGCAGTTTTCAGTAGCATTGTTATACCATTAAAAACGGCAATAGGACACAACCCCCATGAATTACCTTATTGAATTAGACtccggtttcccagacacagattaaaagCCTAGTGCTTGGATTAAACACAAATCTCAaatgagaatctccattgaaatgtTGTTTTAGTTTAGGAAACCAGCCCCATATGTATTGCAAAGAAATACATTCCATCAAACCATTTGCAAAACCTCCTACATTTAGTTCAATAAAACCACAAAGCATACAAAAATCAGGGGTATTGTCACCCAAGGCACAACAATATGTTATAACAGTACTCAGGAGTCAAGACTAGTGCTGCAAAATTCTGTTAACTTTCAGAAAAATCCCAGGTTTTCCAGCAATCCCTGAATCCGACCAGTATTTCTgtgaaacctgggaattttggtaAAGTTAGCAAAATGTTGCCACCCTGGTCAAGACCTTATAGATGAGTAAAGTCATACAACTCTGAAAGATATTGTACACAGATCTAAATGCAACACAGTGTAAAGTGTTTAAAAGTGTTAGAATGCCAGTTAAGGTTTGCTAGTACAGTACTAGACCGATATATTGTTATTGTAGTGGATTAAAAACATGTCTTTCTTCTGGGCATTAGAAagttacaaaataaataaatagaggtAAATATTACCTCGTTTGGAAAGGGAATCAAAATTCATTCCAACATTTGAAAAGGGAGAAAATGCTCCTCAAAATGAGAGAGGAACATtcatataaaaaaaagaaaaaaagaaacaaattaaaaaaattaaaataaaattatTCCTCATATTCATCTCTGTACATGAGACCCACATAGATATACATTAGCCTAGGCATAAACCGGGCTGCATTCAGGGTAGGCAAACGTGGAACGTTTCAGATAGAAATGCTATGACTAGTGCTGATGTGGTGATTCCTTATTCTACAAATCAGAGAGGCATGTTTTTTCGACATAATATATTTTTATCTGAATGTTCCACAATGTTGTGCTCTGCCAAAACACGGCCCACGTTCTACTATGGGACTGGTAACAAAGAAGGTCCAAAATTGTACACCACATCTGTTGGCAGGCATTAGTGAAGCTCTGAAGTGCTGTGGTATTGTAAAgggctggggtgtattcattagtgtaaAGTGTAGCGAACCGTAGcaatttctattggacaaattcaggtaggtccctcccattTCATCCCGTTTGCTTCCAATTGGTTCCTATGAATACATCCCTGGAACAATAGAGCTGTGGGAGGGTCTGAAACTCTAATAGGGTTTGGCTACGTTCCAATTCACTTCCAGATTGGccacctctccttgtctcctttaaTTTGCCAAGGAAAGAAAGCCACTTCAAGCCACTGCAGTGTCCCAACACCCTTCGATGGCGTCCTTTCCTTGGCTTTTTCACCTTATGACTTTGACTGATAGGTGAAATAGGCGTTGAATAGGATTTGAGCACAGCACACGGACAAATCAAACTCTTTATGACCAAAGGTGATAAAGGAAAGGAGATAAGAAGATGAGGAAAGGAAGTGGCTTCAGAGTGTTGGGACACAGCCTGAGTTGATGACAGAGTAGTGCTGGGCTGGGCTCCAGCAGTGGTTTGTGGGCTCTCCTGTGTCCCTCACAGCGTCTCAGTCAGTTTGATGGTCACAGCTTTTACCTCAGAGTACTCTGCCAATGCATATTCACCCCTGAGGAATCAAAATACAAAggttaataaatacaaattaattTGTATTGTTCTAATCATTCACATTGTGTTAAAAATGTGCAAAAGTGTAAAGTTAGGGTAAACAAACTAGTAAACCCTTTCATAACACATAGTGTTGAAGAGAAGTGACTCTTACAGCTCTCGTCCATTGCCTGACATTTTGTATCCTCCAAATGGTGCCTGGGCATGGAGGGCATTATAGCAGtttaccctgagagagagagagagagaggcagagagagagagacagtgagaaagagaaagagcgcacgagagagagacacagacagagagagagagagagagagagagaggagaacaagcAGAGTAATGTATTTGTTTTCAGTTCCATCCCAGAATTCACCAGAGAAGCGATAGCATGTCATACCCATCCAGTGTCATAACCTTAATTTGTACAATCCTAATGCAGCCCAAACCTCATGTTCTGATGGTCCTACCCTCCTGCCATAACGTAACATAAACGTTCAGCCTGAGGTCTATGATCACTCAGGAAACCCTGTTGGTTTAAGGACAGTACAGATTACAGTGCAGATCTCTTCATTCTTCTCTCCCACTCCTTGTCCTCCTTTCACTGCCACACAGAGGAGCTTCGTCTGGGATGCCTACCTATCTACCTGGCTCTATCTTGTGGCCACAAGGTGCAGCTACAGCTGTGTTCTCACATGAAGAGGTATAAGTAGGGGATACGGAGTCagagtgaatagggagtacagtgGTAAAATGCTAATAGAAGTTGTACTGTACAAAGTAGTAGTTAGCAGCACATGGAGTAAATTAATAATAAAGTAGTAATGGTACTTGTACTAGTAAGTAAGGAGTAGTGGTTGGCTTTGGGCCAATGGTAACactagtaatagtagtggtagcagaaatattattattactattagtattaatattattattagtagtagtagtagtggtagtagtagtgagcCTTATTTCAACTAGTCTCTGCAGGAAAGAGGACtaaccatagagaatgatagaggactCTAGTGGCCTAAAGGCTGTATTAGCATGGGaagcgccattgagggcttccaccattttaatgtagtcaactggttgggacttccaacttcattggctgatccctcctggtgaccccgttggagtcatgtccaactGGGTCATCAGCCAATCAGGAAGAACCAAATGGACTACTTTAAAATGAagatagcctcaatggcgctgcccatgctgtcacagacgctataatgggacagatacagagatgagtgctctatctatctctatgggacTAACCTACAGTATTTATAGGAACTTGTCAGGCATTGCTAATCAATCACTAGCATCCAGTTCTCATCCTTACACTATTTTGGATATTAGTACTAGTATTGAATGGTTAGGATGGGAATAGTAGTAGCTAATAGTTGTTGCTGTAGTCATATGTAGTGATACTACCATGGTACCATTGTTCAGGAGTAAACAGTAACCTACCAGACGGTGCCAGTCTCCAGGGtggcagacacagagagagcccgGTCCAGATTGCGTGTGAATACGGCAGAAGCCAAGCCATACTCCGTACTGTTGGCTCTCTCTATGGCCTCCTGCTGGCTCTTGAAGCGGAATATACACTGGACCGGGCCGAAGATCTGGATGGGGTCATGGAGAAGATTACACGCCCTGTTGAAATGCATCTTTCCTACCGCCCTCCTTTGAAGAAATCCCTGATGTGACATGGCTGGTAATTGGtaattgcttacacctatcagTTTGTTGGATCAGTGATTACCtcaaggaggagagacaggtatgTTTGTTATGTATTCAAACAGGCCATGGTCAGCAGGACAAGGATAAAGCAAAGCCTCACAGgccacagatgtcagttcaacgccCAATTTGGATTGACTTGGATTTGATGAATAATGTGAAGaaaatgttttataaaaaaaTGCAATGACTTCACTGTTGAACCCTGTCAATGTTGTGTTGTGTCCAAATAAATGTCTGTAAGATCAATCAGTACCAATCAGAATAGCCTTGGgtcatattaataataataaaaaaacaagcGTTTGTTATTTGACAGGTTCAGGTTCCTCCCTGTGTCAGTccattttcttccgtttggtgtctAGTGAATACAATCCATAGAGATATGTAGAGGACGTAACATTGCATCTGCCATATTATGGCGTCTGTGGGGGCATGGGTAgtgccattgaggccatctccatttttaagtagtacattttcttcctctactAATTTgatgagttggtaaacaaactaAAAGGCTGcatacttcaaatcaaatcaaactttgtcacatgcgctgaatacaacaagtgtagaccttaccgtgaaatgcttacttacaagccctcaaccaacagcgcagttcaagaatagttaagaaaatatttaccaaatagactaaagtaaaaaataataataaaaagtaacacaataagaataacaatgaggctataaatagcacaattggttgggagaatgtaaaacgtcagcgcCATCTTTTCACCTgcagtgtgttgtttgaacaggtataaagccaaggttggcaATTTACTGCCACCGATAGTAATGGAATGTTTGTTCACGATTATAATTCATTtactgatccctcctgatgacctggatggaattatgtgatcattccttaacccataggaagtcccccCTAATTGACTACTtaaaaatggtgaaagtcctcaatggcgctgcccatgctaaaatggCTTTTGGCCACTAGAGTCCTATCTATTTCTATGATATGATCCTGCTTTACCATGACCATAGACTTGGATAGACAGCTCTAATACCACAAAGccagttttagcatgggcagaTCCATTGAGCACTtttaccattttaaagtagtcaactggatgGACCTttctatgggttaaggaaggatcgcAGAATTCTATTCAGGTcagcaggagggatcagccaatgaatggcAGGTGGCattaaatcaccaaccttggctttatgCCTGTTTAGAAaacacactccaggtggcagtaCACACTTTCAGTTTGTCTACCGACTCATAGAAGAAGAACATGAATAAATTGACTACTTTCGATTGGAGAAAGATCTACATGGCACTGGCCATGCTGTCACAGAAGCCATTATGCCACAGATGTAAAGAAGCgccctccatccatctccatgACTATGACCTTGTTTGAACCATAGATATACCATTGTCTGAACCTGCACTTCAACCACACCACCAGAAGATGGCAGTGGTATACAACAAAACTGCCTGGAGTGGTGGTGGCGTTCTCATTTTTATGAATGAAATCACTGTAAAGCCAACATCAGAAACCCCTAGCTCTGGGTAGAAGTTCCCCGTAGACACAgatcacagatctaggatcagctttcctTCCTCCAATCACAGAACAAAGACACAGTAGGCGGCCATTACGATGCAGAAAAAGTTCAGTTTCCTATTTACAGGTATTATATACAGAGAACAGAATGATCTGcctgtggtatatttaagcaataaggccagagggagtgtggtatatataccacggctaagggctgttcttacacacgatgcaacgcggagtgcctggatacagcccttagttgtggtatattggccatataccacaaacccccgaggtgccttattgctactaTAAACTGGTTAACAATGTAATCAGAGCAGTAAAAATTaatattttgtcatacctgtggtatacggtctgatatacagtaccacggctgacaatcagcattcaggactcgaaccacccagtttataatgaatATCAGGACAGGTTTCGACTGTTAGAGTCTTCTTCAGGCAGCGTTGTGGTGGACGGATGTATcatccccaatcctaaccttaaccatctgATAAGAAAATCACAAAACTGACCATAGATCAGCATTTGGATCTCTCACCTCTTCCTTGGCGATGCGCATATGGTCCTTGACATGGGAGAATACGGTGGGCTGGATGTAGAGGCCTGTGTCATCCATGGCCACGCCCCCACACTCCAGTTTGGCTCCCTCCTTCTTCCCGCTGTCAATCAACTCCAGTATCTTATCAAACTGCTTCTGGTCAATCTGGAGGAACAGGGGAAGatatgagaggagggagggagggagggagggagggagggagggagggagggagggagggagggagggagggagggaggagggagggagggagggagggagggagatgaagggaggagaggagagcgggagggaggagagtgggagggagagagagaggagatgagagagggagggagggagggagagagagagagagatgagggagggagttgGAGGCAGGCAGGGTGATGTCATTACACAAAAGGTAAAGTAATGGCTATAAAGGGAGTATTCGTTTACACACATCCAAAGCTGGCACAGGagcaaaagaaagaaagaacagcTAGAAAAATAATGGGAGGTTTTCTGCTCCCACCACAAGAGATCTTTAGTGAACTTATACTGATAGCCTACATGGATAGCCAACGGCGTAATGGAAACTACGTTTCTGTCAGAAAAGCCCTGAAGGACACGTTCTGTAACTGTCCCACATCTTCTCATGCTGTCAGCTGTAGACTAAAAGTAAAGGACTGAATCCTAATTTGTTGCCAGCACGGTTAACTTGAGATAATATTTGATTGACTTCACTGCATGACTTACATGAATATCTGAGTTAAGCACACAGCTCTCaagttacagatgtaggatcttcatttgatcacttttTTGTTACTGAGAATTTTCGTGCACCGCAGGAAATGCAAACCTTTGGAGTTTTTAAAAggattctaaagtttgtaatttccacttagaaatgtcagacttgatttgccctaacgaaaaatgtatcaatcccctacaaaaatatccattaaccaaatccacataataattcacatttcctgttgctgcagaaaAACtgtctcaaatgaagatcctacatctgtaggattTGTTCAAAAGTTGGGAACTGATCTAATCGTGaataattgccaaagactcc
The sequence above is drawn from the Salmo salar unplaced genomic scaffold, Ssal_v3.1, whole genome shotgun sequence genome and encodes:
- the LOC106593545 gene encoding aldehyde dehydrogenase family 1 member A3 (The sequence of the model RefSeq protein was modified relative to this genomic sequence to represent the inferred CDS: added 3 bases not found in genome assembly), which produces MIDQKQFDKILELIDSGKKEGAKLECGGVAMDDTGLYIQPTVFSHVKDHMRIAKEEIFGPVQCIFRFKSQQEAIERANSTEYGLASAVFTRNLDRALSVSATLETGTVWVNCYNALHAQAPFGGYKMSGNGRELGEYALAEYSEVKAVTIKLTETL